The window TTTGCAATACTATAGTTAAATTtgaatttacaaaaatatttattgttattgttgttgttaaatgtAACCTACCGTTGTTGTTACTTCATTAAGTTAGTGAGGACTCAGGGGCTAATATGCGACTGAATGGCCCCTCCCCATCCTCTTTACCTGCTATAGATAAGCAATTTACTGTGTCGGATACtgactctttgtgtgtgtgtgtgtgtgtgtgtgtgtgtgtgtgtgtgtgtgtgtgtgtgtgtgtgtgtgtgtgtttaatatgaaGGGATGTCGTACTCTGGGGGTGCAGCGTGCGCGGATGAGGCCAAAGCACCAAGAGCTGTCTCCCGCACTGTCCACACGAGACAATATTACAGTTCTCACTATATAACGGACAGGCGTTCTGGATCGGTACTACAGTACAGTGTTCCAGCCCTAACAGGGTTTGTGAGACATTTGCCCGGGAGCGCGTTTTCCTACTGCCAGGATAGCTACCTCTGGTCTCAGCAGCGGAGCAGAGCGACGAAGAGCCCAGGTAACGCTAATTTGAGCAAACAGCTGGACTGTTTAACATAGTACATGAAACGCTTACCGAGTTTATTTAGGGTAATGAAGAAATATAGCGTGTACTATTTAAACAGTCCAAGTGGAAGAAATATTTAACGAAAGAAAGGTTTAACGAGTTATTACACAATTATTTTCGGGAATCGTTAATTAAAATAGCAACTGAAACAATTTAAATGACATATTAAACTACTTATAACACACTAAAACTATACAAGCAAAATACCAtcagaataaaaacattagATGTCTTGCgcttttcattaaaacaaatttGACGCTTTGTTTGTTGATAATTAAAGGGCCGCATATTTTCAGATTGATTGAACTAAATAATAGGCCAAGGAAAACAATGTTAAGGTTCAACACCTTATCGTTATTAATTGTAACTTGTTTCTGTTAACGTTGATAGCAGAAAAATTATATATGATCGCATTATTCTGATGTGAGATCATAATTACGTGTTAAGAGGCGCGCGGCGGACCGGGATGGAATACAGCTATGATGTGGATTTGGAGGAGTTGTGTCCGGTGTGCGGGGACAAAGTGTCAGGGTACCACTATGGCTTGCTTACGTGCGAAAGCTGCAAGGTacaaacatgcatttctctctctctctctctctctctctctctctctctctctctctctctctctctctctctctctctctcttattctttcCTTTATGAACCACCATCTGTTGTAAATAATCGAGAAAGTATTTCATTTGATGCATTAGCCTCTGATGCGGAAGCAACAAGTTTCCAGGATTTAGTATTTCGATTTTTTCTGTGCGCTGTAAATATTctgccagaaaaaaagaaaaatgttagaTTTGTATTTGTTACGCGACAGATCTTGGGTGTTTTTTCTAAAGGGCTTCTTTAAGAGGACTGTGCAGAACAATAAGAGGTATACCTGCGCGGAAAGTCAGGACTGTAAAATTGATAAGACGCAGCGGAAACGCTGCCCGTTCTGCCGCTTCCAGAAATGCCTCAACGTCGGCATGCGACTTGAAGGTAAGCAGGAAATATTCATTGTTGCGAAATTAAATTGCGCAATAAAATAACGATAACTGAGATTAATTTAACTGTTTAACTataaacaggctaacaaactaTACAAGCTAATACAACCATTAATACAACCATCTTTTAACGGACCTTGATGAAACAAGTAACTATGTAAGTAAACAACGACAACTGAGATTAATTTAACTGTTTAACTATAAACAGACTAACAAACTATACAAGCTAATACAACCATTAAgattaaaatgtactaaaataaaatatcaactTAAAACCGTTGTCTGATTCAGACTCTTGATTTTGTATAACAATAATATAGCTTCCCAGTCGTTGCCATTTTACTGAAAGAGAAGAGGATTTTTACTTCTGTAACTATTGTTGCCTGCTCAAAGCTCATAAATAAACCGGctaatttctttaaattataaaatgacgtttttaaaatgcaaacagaaataataataataataataataataataataataataataataataataataataataataataataataatgagtatTATTATTTGATAATATACccattttaatttattactgACAAATTACAACTTACGGATTCATTCTATGAATCATTTTGTTACATAGAGTAGATTTGAGTTTGCTGGGTGGCCTAATTTCTTTTAACGGACCTTGATGAAACAAGTAACtatgtaagtaaataaacagaaattatCAGCAGTGCCTTTGCAAGGTTGTTATTACTGCAAGTCACCTTCATGTTACTGGCCCACGAGTTTCATGGATCAAGGTTAACAATTCATTCATGGAGAAGTCTATTTTAATCTGTGCCAGATGAGCAAAGCAAGAAGGTTCATTTTAGCAATGTGTGAGTTAATGGATGGACTTAAAATGGCTAACAAGACACTTTTcatctaaataaatatttatttgatggAAGCCTGTAATTTGTATTTGCCTTTGCAACTGATTTAACAGATTAAGTGCAGAAATATGTAACTATTATTAAATCAGTGAGAGTctaaatataataacatattGGGTACTGGATCTTGAGGATTGGGAGAAATGAGGTATGTTATGATGTCCAACCTTATCCCCATATCCGATAAGATTTTCCACCATTAGAATGAAACTGTGCTGCTCAAAAATTAAATTTGGGGATGAAAGGTCTGGGTAATATTCAGCAGTGTTTGTTCCTTTTTGTCTTCAGCGGTTCGTGCTGACCGGATGAGGGGCGGGCGAAACAAGTTTGGGCCCATGTATAAAAGAGATCGGGCTCTAAAGCAGCAGAAGAAAGCTTTAATCCGGGCCAGTGGGCTAAAGATGGAGGCCACACCCCCTATCGTGTCACCTGCCCACACAGACTACAGCTTTAGTAGTTCACTGCCAAACCTGCCACCTGTGTCCACCCCGAAAAGCACCCTCCCAAACATGCCCTCTTCCGCCACACCTGCTGACTATGAGAGGAGCCTGTACCCAGCTGGCTGCATGCCCACACCCTCACATGGCCCACTGCCCTCACAGTACCCTTACCCATCCTTGTCCAGCCGCACCATCAAATCTGAGTTCCCGGACCACTACGCCAGCGCCAGCTCACCTGACTCCACTGTGGGATATGCATATGTTGAGCAGACACAGACTGTAAGTTCACCAGCACCTCCTGTAGGCCTGGCAGTGCCAGCACTGGTGCTGGAGTTAGTGCGCTGTGAACAGGATGAGCTGCAGGTGCGCAGTAAGATCAGCACTCATGTGGCTCACCTGCAGCAGGAGCAGGGCTCCCTCAGCACCAAACCCCAACTACTCTCCACATTCGGCTTGATGTGCCACATCGCAGACCAGACACTGTTCTCCATTGTAGAGTGGGCAAGGAGCTGCATTTTCTTCAAAGAACTCAAGGTGAGTTAGACATGGGATATATAAGGGTATAAGGTGGACTGGGGTATGTGAGGAAGGAGTGGGGTATGTGAGGGAGAAGTGGGGGAATAGGATATGGTAGGATACGAGGCGGGAATGGGGAATGGAGTATGGGAGGACATGAGGATGCATTGGCGCAAGAGAGGTATGAGAGAATTTGTGTCAAATGAGGGgttgaaatgcagaaaaatgatTTAGTATTTAGAGGGtagtttaaaaaatgctaaCACCACACCAACATTAACACTGACCCCAGCTGTGACACTTTCCAAACACTAACAGCACCCGAACACTGTTTCTACTACCAATACATCATAGATCCCAGTGCTAACACTAGTTCAGCACCATTTCCAGCACTGACATCAACATGACTGTAATGCCGACACTAAACTCAACACTAACAGTAGTATTAAAACTACTAGCCCCAGTGGAATAGATAGCATAATGGGAAGCAATGGATTACATAGGTGAAGTGAAGATTACAGCCCTGATAAACaaccaaccccacacacacttagacagaaatacacacatacacactcaaacagaaaTGTGCACACTCAATGAGGCGGTGTGGTGGAGCAGAGTGACATGATGAAATAACGCTGACATAAGTAAACAATGTGGAGACAATGCTCGAGCTTCACTCAGCACTTTATTTTATGGGTGTATATGCATGGAAGACAGAAATAGTGTATACttgcatatgtatgcatgtgaacatgtatgtAGGTTATATAAGTCAGTCCCATGTGTAAATAATTGGTTCATACATATTGCATTGTATAAAATATTGCAGTACCAAAAATGAAATTACTCTCACTGGTCAGTTTTGACATTCTCATTGCAGAATGGTCTCTTGCATGAGGCTATGACATCAGATTTCAATGACTGcagtattgattttttttttaaattaaattaattattaacttttttttttgtgacagtCAAAATGGCTTTGTAAAGATGCAAGGATATCACACTCTCTGAGTGGTCCAGCAGACTGAGTGAGCCAGTAAAATTCAttaagcttttttaaaatgatatctAAAATTTAATCTACTTCAAGTGTTCTTTTCAGCTGCAATTTGGGTATAGATCtttatgtaatgtgtgtatatgtctttaTGTGCATTATTGGGTATAGAACTTTATGGAAAATGGGTATATATCTTTATGTAATTTGGGTATAGATCTTTATGTACATTATTgggtatagatatgtatgtaatTTGGGTATagatttttatgttatttggATGTAGATGTTTGTGTACATTATTATGATGACCTGTGAGCTCCAGCAGGGCTCCTGGAATGTtagcaggttgtgtgtgtcttacaggAAACACCTTCTGTTTTACATCTACTTCTGCAGAatatttattgctgttttctGGTAAAACTGTTTCCATACAAGCAATACTACATTAATAACGCACTGCTCatgagtctcacacacaaacacacacacacacacacacacacacacacacacacacacacacacacaccttacacagtATAACAGGTAATTGTAAAAATAAGTGAGTGTGACAGAGATGCTTGATATGGTAAAAAAGACAAATCACTGTTGGAAAATGCAGTCTTgtaaagaaacagaaagtgtAGAAACTGGAATATAATTGAGACAGTCATTtcagcaaagtgtgtgtgtttgtgtgtgtgtgtgtgtgtttgcatgatgAAGCATTCCAGTCTGAGATAAGACTGGAATGTGAGTTacaaacatgtgtgtgtgtgtgtgtgtgtgtgtgtgtgtgtgtgtgtgtgtgtgtgtgtgtttgagtgagagagagagagagagagagagagagagagagagatctgctcTATTTGGGTTCCATAGCAGGATAACATTCCCTCAGTTCTAACTGCAGTGCCCTCAGTTCTAACATAACAGTGTTATGGGAAAACAGATACTACCTCTAATCCCGGCCTCATCAACATTCATAATGCTGATGTTAATCGTAACACCAACTGTAAACCTAAAACGAATTCCTACCATAATCTTACCCTTAACCCAAATCCCAACcatggaaagtgtgtgtgtgtgcatgtttgtgcctATTAAAAACTATAATTTATGCATCCAGAAACCAACCCAATTAATCAGTTTCACTGGTCAGAATCATGTATATTCACCAtgtatatttgatatttttctcttttttataaACAGTATCTTATCGTCTGAAGCATGATTCACAAAGCCTCCCCTTGGTGTCTCATACATAATCATTTTGTCTTCTGTTCTTTGCCTTCTGCTCTTTGTTTGGCTGCGTTAGGTGACTCAATCAGTGAGAGTTTCTTTTACAGTTAATTGTTAAACTAGCATATTGGCTTTATCTCATCATGCATCAAGATAATTCTGAACCTTTAATGAAATTTCACTACATTTAAAATTCTTATAATTCTTATATATTATCTGATTTTAAGTCAGATTCATTTTTCAAGCTCtatgtctctttttttcctgcatggaAAGTAATATCTCGCTAgactacagtatacagtaatTCACAAACAGTCTTTTATTCTATTTAGTTActtggttttctctctctccctctatctttcgCTCTCTCAGTTTTACACACATagggacacagacacacatctgcCACCTGGAATAGACCAAACACGccccctctccttctgtcaTCTGAGTCatcactccatccctccttTCTCGTGCTTTACCTTCCCCTTTGGCACCCTCCAAAACACGAGTCCCTCTGTGTTGAGTTCATCCATGTTCAGGAAGGCTGTGTTCATCCGCTCTGCACTCAGTACACTCTGCAGTGTGTGCCTCGGTCAGTCCAGATATGTTCAGCTCTCTTTGGTTGTGCCAGCTATGTTGTGCAATGGGAGTGGAACTGAGGAGTAGCCAGACACAAAGCTGAGGACATGAATGCTGCCTTAATAACTCCCACTGTGCTGATGGGCTTTTTCCACCTTCTATTGTCACACCTGGACAGGTGGGCTaatacacaaaggcacggatATTaagtttcacacacatacagacattcCGGATGTGAGGCATTAGTTTATTTACCCTGCATATATAAGTGTATTTTGGGCTCTTTAGATGACTGTCTCTTAGACCTTTACTAACAAACTATTCTCACATATCTCAACTGGATccaaaatcaaatgtaaaagcCACATGACTCCTTCTCCCTCACAGAGTGGCTCCAATTTCTTATCAAACATCTGAAATCTCTTAAAGGACTGTCAGCTATACAGCTCCTAGTTGTGTCACTGTCCTGTGATTGGAAGGCCCTGAGAACACATCTGGCTATGACAAGTACTAGTGTTTTATAATGGCGGTAATAGAGAAAGaaaatttttaaaacaacaaaacaggttATTGCTGGATAGTTATAACTGTTGCATATTTAGTGTTAACAAtgctttcttgctttttgtgcaaaaaaaaaaaaaaaaagatgtggaTAATACCAATAAAAGCTCTCCAAATAAAAGATG is drawn from Electrophorus electricus isolate fEleEle1 chromosome 22, fEleEle1.pri, whole genome shotgun sequence and contains these coding sequences:
- the nr5a1b gene encoding steroidogenic factor 1b codes for the protein MEYSYDVDLEELCPVCGDKVSGYHYGLLTCESCKGFFKRTVQNNKRYTCAESQDCKIDKTQRKRCPFCRFQKCLNVGMRLEAVRADRMRGGRNKFGPMYKRDRALKQQKKALIRASGLKMEATPPIVSPAHTDYSFSSSLPNLPPVSTPKSTLPNMPSSATPADYERSLYPAGCMPTPSHGPLPSQYPYPSLSSRTIKSEFPDHYASASSPDSTVGYAYVEQTQTVSSPAPPVGLAVPALVLELVRCEQDELQVRSKISTHVAHLQQEQGSLSTKPQLLSTFGLMCHIADQTLFSIVEWARSCIFFKELKVGDQMKLLHHCWSELLVLDYISRQVHHGKQDTILLITGQEVELASLLSQAGVTLGELARGAQELAQRLRELQLDHREIACFKYLILFNPDVKLLENQVYVESVYEQVSGALLEYTLCVYPQHMDRFSQLLLRLPEVRALSVQAEDYLCFKHLSGEVPCNNLLIEMLHAKRACV